Proteins from one Nyctibius grandis isolate bNycGra1 chromosome 2, bNycGra1.pri, whole genome shotgun sequence genomic window:
- the CD247 gene encoding T-cell surface glycoprotein CD3 zeta chain isoform X3, translating into MTALFVKAKLNQASEPQLQPGQDDLYNKLSRGHRDEYDVLGAKRGADPELGGRHQRRKNPQDTVYTSLQKDKMGEAYSEIGMKGEQQRRRGKGNEGVYQGLSTATKDTYDALQMQPLPPR; encoded by the exons ATGACAGCCCTTTTTGTGAAAGCAAAG CTTAACCAGGCCTCCGAACCACAGCTGCAACCAGGCCAGGATGATTTGTATAAC AAACTGTCTCGTGGACACAGAGATGAGTATGATGTTTTGGGGGCAAAGCGAGGTGCAGACCCTGAGCTGGGCGGGAGACACCAG agaaggaagaaccCTCAGGACACCGTCTACACT TCACTGCAAAAGGACAAGATGGGCGAGGCATACAGTGAGATCGGCATGAAGGGAGAG caGCAGAGGCGGCGAGGCAAAGGGAACGAAGGTGTCTACCAG ggACTCAGTACAGCGACCAAGGACACTTATGACGCTCTCCAAATGCAGCCCTTGCCTCCCCGCTAA
- the CD247 gene encoding T-cell surface glycoprotein CD3 zeta chain isoform X1 codes for MTALFVKAKLNQASEPQLQPGQDDLYNKLSRGHRDEYDVLGAKRGADPELGGRHQQRRKNPQDTVYTSLQKDKMGEAYSEIGMKGEQQRRRGKGNEGVYQGLSTATKDTYDALQMQPLPPR; via the exons ATGACAGCCCTTTTTGTGAAAGCAAAG CTTAACCAGGCCTCCGAACCACAGCTGCAACCAGGCCAGGATGATTTGTATAAC AAACTGTCTCGTGGACACAGAGATGAGTATGATGTTTTGGGGGCAAAGCGAGGTGCAGACCCTGAGCTGGGCGGGAGACACCAG cagagaaggaagaaccCTCAGGACACCGTCTACACT TCACTGCAAAAGGACAAGATGGGCGAGGCATACAGTGAGATCGGCATGAAGGGAGAG caGCAGAGGCGGCGAGGCAAAGGGAACGAAGGTGTCTACCAG ggACTCAGTACAGCGACCAAGGACACTTATGACGCTCTCCAAATGCAGCCCTTGCCTCCCCGCTAA
- the CD247 gene encoding T-cell surface glycoprotein CD3 zeta chain isoform X2 encodes MTALFVKAKLNQASEPQLQPGQDDLYNKLSRGHRDEYDVLGAKRGADPELGGRHQQRRKNPQDTVYTSLQKDKMGEAYSEIGMKGEQRRRGKGNEGVYQGLSTATKDTYDALQMQPLPPR; translated from the exons ATGACAGCCCTTTTTGTGAAAGCAAAG CTTAACCAGGCCTCCGAACCACAGCTGCAACCAGGCCAGGATGATTTGTATAAC AAACTGTCTCGTGGACACAGAGATGAGTATGATGTTTTGGGGGCAAAGCGAGGTGCAGACCCTGAGCTGGGCGGGAGACACCAG cagagaaggaagaaccCTCAGGACACCGTCTACACT TCACTGCAAAAGGACAAGATGGGCGAGGCATACAGTGAGATCGGCATGAAGGGAGAG CAGAGGCGGCGAGGCAAAGGGAACGAAGGTGTCTACCAG ggACTCAGTACAGCGACCAAGGACACTTATGACGCTCTCCAAATGCAGCCCTTGCCTCCCCGCTAA